One window of the Natrinema sp. CBA1119 genome contains the following:
- a CDS encoding DUF5797 family protein, whose product MPNPYDVLGITKNASEIVVEAAYRALVKEHHPDQGGSQERFQEIQDAYEQIQNGDPTAGSTDGTSTFSGFARGLAALGTPVSAASIEGTLADGLTIEKGPLRVSLVGLFRTDIEPLAWPHEVDSIQTENRFLCVTRIENTSEYVQKWNGISKTKFVGSDGQTYSPTHDLASTEADIPPNVDPRDTKLSPQFSTNYTKLEPKSWTLGITVAPNLPGEVDLQRMSYTHSVFEGHQTDGVVKEKIRYEFSVTPERRQQMLSLIAQELMDEIPDGTPLQALASTEDTSAQAMGSSSQSTQDGSKSQETSTSTTDGATDDDTSLLNSESPVGGELSEQERERVADIIRLAPTSNGDLASEWGFETGKEAWQYLSQHLDDYYRRNENSRIEPTEEATQIVG is encoded by the coding sequence ATGCCCAATCCGTACGATGTCCTCGGAATAACAAAAAATGCGAGTGAGATCGTGGTCGAAGCTGCATATCGAGCACTGGTAAAGGAACATCACCCAGATCAGGGCGGGAGCCAAGAGCGTTTTCAAGAGATCCAAGATGCGTACGAGCAGATCCAGAACGGTGATCCAACTGCTGGTTCCACGGACGGTACCAGTACGTTCAGCGGATTTGCCCGTGGACTTGCGGCACTCGGCACACCTGTGAGTGCAGCGTCGATAGAGGGCACGCTCGCGGATGGTTTAACAATCGAGAAGGGGCCACTGCGCGTTTCCCTTGTCGGACTGTTCCGAACCGACATCGAACCACTTGCTTGGCCACACGAGGTTGATTCTATCCAGACTGAGAACCGATTTCTCTGTGTGACTCGAATCGAGAACACCTCCGAGTACGTACAGAAATGGAATGGAATCAGCAAAACGAAATTCGTCGGGAGTGACGGGCAAACGTATTCACCGACCCATGATTTGGCATCAACAGAGGCCGATATCCCACCCAACGTAGACCCGCGTGACACGAAACTGTCTCCACAGTTTTCGACCAACTACACTAAACTCGAACCAAAATCATGGACGCTCGGGATCACGGTCGCCCCAAACCTTCCAGGAGAGGTGGATCTTCAGCGGATGTCCTATACCCATAGTGTGTTTGAGGGTCATCAGACCGATGGGGTTGTGAAGGAAAAGATTCGATATGAGTTCTCGGTTACGCCGGAGCGACGGCAACAGATGCTTTCACTTATTGCGCAGGAACTGATGGACGAGATCCCAGACGGAACACCGTTGCAAGCGCTGGCGTCTACAGAGGACACTTCGGCGCAGGCCATGGGCAGCAGTTCACAATCTACGCAGGATGGTTCTAAGTCACAGGAGACCTCGACATCAACGACTGATGGAGCAACGGATGATGACACTAGCTTATTAAATTCGGAATCTCCGGTAGGGGGTGAGCTCTCGGAGCAGGAACGGGAGCGAGTAGCAGATATTATCCGGTTGGCACCGACGTCGAATGGAGACCTCGCTTCAGAGTGGGGGTTCGAGACTGGGAAAGAGGCGTGGCAGTACCTTTCACAACACCTGGACGATTACTACCGTCGGAACGAAAACAGTCGTATTGAACCGACGGAAGAAGCGACACAGATAGTTGGATAA
- a CDS encoding PAS domain S-box protein — protein MELPKEKYQELVRHLSNGILIVGESGDILYESPSVQRITGYPPAERVGNQVFEHVHPDDQQKVRETFAEILDAEDDEVVTDEFRYRHKDDSWIWLETRGSNQTATAIGGYVVSVRDITETKERENRLKQTTARLEALFESSPDMIDIHTTDGTIVDVNQQFCEAFNQPKDEIVGQKVWDIDQEIDSDELQAIWDGMDVGDRKRIETEFETHDGTRFPVEVHLTRLPVGDGDRFMVVSRDITERTQRIEEIERLKERLELAIEGANLGVWDWDMTTDEVEFNEQWAEMLGYTLDELEPHLHTWESRVHPDDLDDVTAALEAHRQQQTDYYDTEHRMRTADGEWKWIRDLGKIVERDDDGEPIRAVGIHLDVDEWKTRERQLEALNRVTQELMSADTREEVAEIGVETMRDLLELEANSIHLYDDVADGLVPVASTDAVYDLIGEPPTFAGGDSIAWRVYQRGETLSVDDVHEDPDRYNPATPIRSELILPLGKYGVLLAGSSSPETFDEQDALLGEILAGGLATALEQLERTEQLRARERELTEQNDRLEEFASIVSHDLRNPLTVAEGRLELAATECDSEHLDSIEQAHERMRTLIDELLSLAREGDAVTDFDLVALDPLVEECWATVETGAATLITDTDRTVRADKSRLKQLFENLIRNAIDHGGEDVTVTVGALDDGFYVEDDGQGIPADKREDVLRAGYSTSEDGTGFGLSIVKQIVAAHDWQIRVTDSTTNGARFEIHGVEAVTE, from the coding sequence ATGGAGTTGCCGAAAGAGAAATACCAGGAACTCGTCAGGCATCTCTCTAATGGGATTCTCATCGTGGGTGAGTCAGGCGATATTCTGTACGAAAGCCCGTCTGTACAGCGTATTACCGGGTATCCGCCTGCTGAGCGTGTCGGTAATCAGGTATTCGAACACGTCCATCCCGACGATCAACAGAAAGTTCGTGAGACGTTCGCTGAAATCCTCGACGCTGAAGACGATGAGGTTGTTACCGATGAATTTCGCTACCGGCACAAGGATGACTCATGGATCTGGCTTGAGACCAGAGGGAGTAACCAAACGGCGACCGCGATTGGCGGATACGTCGTGAGTGTGCGCGACATTACGGAAACCAAAGAGCGTGAGAACCGTCTCAAACAGACCACAGCCCGTCTCGAAGCCCTCTTCGAAAGCTCCCCTGATATGATCGATATTCATACCACTGATGGGACTATCGTTGATGTCAACCAGCAATTCTGCGAGGCGTTCAACCAACCAAAAGACGAGATTGTCGGGCAGAAAGTCTGGGACATCGATCAGGAAATCGACTCAGACGAATTACAGGCCATTTGGGATGGAATGGACGTTGGAGATCGGAAACGAATCGAAACGGAGTTCGAGACGCATGACGGAACACGGTTTCCGGTCGAAGTTCACCTTACTCGCCTCCCGGTGGGAGATGGTGACCGATTTATGGTCGTCTCGCGGGACATCACTGAGCGAACGCAGCGGATTGAAGAAATCGAGAGGCTCAAGGAACGTCTCGAACTCGCAATCGAAGGCGCGAACCTCGGCGTGTGGGATTGGGACATGACGACCGATGAAGTCGAGTTCAACGAGCAGTGGGCCGAGATGCTCGGCTACACGCTTGACGAACTCGAACCACACCTCCACACATGGGAGTCGCGGGTTCATCCGGACGATCTTGATGACGTGACGGCTGCCCTTGAGGCTCATCGCCAGCAGCAAACGGACTACTACGACACCGAACACCGAATGCGAACTGCTGATGGTGAGTGGAAGTGGATTCGGGATCTCGGCAAAATCGTTGAGCGAGATGACGACGGTGAGCCAATCCGTGCGGTCGGCATTCACCTCGATGTTGATGAGTGGAAGACCCGTGAACGGCAACTCGAAGCGTTGAATCGGGTCACCCAGGAGTTGATGAGTGCGGACACGCGGGAAGAGGTCGCCGAGATCGGTGTGGAGACGATGAGAGATCTTCTGGAATTAGAAGCGAATTCAATCCATCTGTACGACGATGTTGCCGACGGGCTCGTTCCGGTGGCATCCACCGACGCCGTATACGATCTTATTGGCGAGCCACCCACATTTGCGGGTGGTGACAGTATTGCGTGGCGGGTTTATCAACGCGGGGAGACACTCTCTGTTGATGATGTTCACGAGGATCCGGACCGGTATAATCCAGCCACGCCGATTCGGAGCGAGCTTATCTTGCCACTCGGTAAATACGGGGTTTTGCTCGCCGGGTCATCGTCCCCAGAGACCTTCGACGAACAGGACGCACTCCTGGGTGAGATTCTGGCCGGCGGACTGGCGACAGCGCTTGAACAGTTAGAACGAACCGAGCAGCTCCGTGCCCGTGAGCGAGAACTCACCGAGCAAAACGACCGACTCGAAGAGTTCGCCAGTATCGTCAGTCACGATCTTCGGAATCCGCTCACCGTTGCCGAAGGGCGTTTGGAGCTGGCGGCGACGGAGTGCGACAGTGAACATTTGGACTCAATTGAACAAGCCCACGAGCGCATGCGGACGCTGATAGATGAACTCCTATCGTTAGCACGAGAGGGAGACGCCGTTACGGATTTCGATCTGGTCGCGCTCGATCCACTGGTAGAGGAGTGTTGGGCAACCGTTGAGACGGGTGCTGCCACGCTTATCACCGACACCGACCGCACCGTTCGGGCAGATAAAAGTCGGCTCAAACAGCTGTTTGAGAATCTGATTCGTAACGCTATCGACCACGGTGGTGAAGACGTCACCGTAACGGTCGGTGCACTCGATGATGGATTCTACGTTGAGGACGATGGGCAAGGAATCCCGGCCGACAAGCGTGAAGATGTCCTTAGAGCTGGCTACTCAACAAGTGAGGATGGCACTGGGTTCGGATTGAGCATCGTCAAACAGATTGTTGCAGCCCACGACTGGCAGATTCGTGTCACGGATAGTACCACGAACGGGGCCAGGTTCGAGATTCACGGCGTAGAAGCAGTTACTGAATAG